A region of Salmo salar chromosome ssa17, Ssal_v3.1, whole genome shotgun sequence DNA encodes the following proteins:
- the LOC106595002 gene encoding coiled-coil domain-containing protein 81: protein MMTDLLSVVSEAEMKSFPTLSQLSENDVDSIWSNVSSFVERQMTLQKGVYIAGLGTFTFSQQKLDVGNKFVLIQRPIFLLSEKLSQSHGLKQVKPLSAAGDVPLVQLNFTALSVESPFERHVVEGCVRETLLVLLRAVATGRSVLFTFHAIGELLFCQSKVKMKFYHDFVTALDGSGKLLLALSNRPGTSNSVLFGRSSIPGTSSTIILPRISSKQRGKDWGEEALAQVQTDSDRKEENRESLITPRSRSRYTLHPAKVNGISLTDDLEPRPPAETNTDRSTVSILPLEGAALKEGKVKWADSHLDMRCVNHNRAGQELCYLCMQRAQRNIPYYLAEERLREQQEEERVLLFNEQRRDQYYLQREQEDRLEIRENNQKVAAFNLAVSEAMKEKKVARSSHFHGSYIFRGRPLTPPRVHKQRGYMQDLRAQAEWRKGQVSQTQQDQELIDLLQQVQLAHEIALHKSQQLHLKQKNTSCYKKALDTQVKYQGLGLPARLPDSDGPVFGQLDCTPAGLSEQRQRAEKVYQEQLTTANNKRKELLLNRSTKQKNEREMLNRNRKELINDHINRFEKLRNLRASLEETWRRSADLKRHRDREEKEFIRSGSSLLIDQCEQYRRCYQCKRKTENCGETNIWKESHYIPGSRLMV from the exons ggGGTCTACATCGCAGGCCTGGGAACCTTCACCTTCTCTCAGCAGAAGCTGGACGTAGGCAACAAGTTTGTTTTGATCCAGCGACCCATCTTCCTGCTCTCTGAGAAGCTGTCCCAGTCACACGGCCTCAAGCAGGTCAAACCGCTGTCTGCAG CAGGGGACGTGCCACTGGTCCAGCTCAACTTCACAGCCCTGTCTGTGGAGAGCCCGTTTGAGCGTCACGTGGTGGAgggctgtgtgagagagactttGCTGGTGTTGCTGAGAGCCGTGGCCACCGGACGCTCAGTCCTCTTCACCTTCCACGCCATCGGAGAGCTGTTGTTCTGCCAGAGCAAAGTCAAGATGAAGTTCTACCACGACTTTGTCACAGCCCTGGACGGCAGCGGGAAGCTGCTCTTGGCGCTCTCCAAT AGACCTGGCACCAGCAACTCTGTCCTGTTTGGGAGATCCAGCATACCAGGGACCAGCAGCACCATCATCCTCCCCAGGATCTCTTCCAAACAGCGGGGGAAGGACTGGGGAGAGGAGGCCCTGGCCCAGGTCCAGACAGACTCAGACAGGAAGGAGGAGAAtagag AGTCCCTGATTACTCCGCGGTCCAGATCTAGATACACCCTGCACCCAGCCAAGGTCAACGGGATCAGTCTCACTGATGACCTGGAGCCCAGACCTCCAGCAGAGACCAACACTGACAG GTCCACAGTGTCTATCCTACCACTGGAGGGCGCTGCTTTGAAGGAGGGGAAGGTGAAGTGGGCGGACTCTCACCTGGACATGCGCTGTGTCAACCACAACAGGgctggacag GAGTTGTGTTATCTGTGCATGCAGCGGGCCCAGCGTAACATCCCCTATTACCTggcagaggagaggctgagggaacagcaggaggaagagagggtgttACTATTCAACGAGCAGCGCAGAGACCAGTACTACCTACAGAGGGAGCAG gaggaCCGTCTGGAGATACGTGAGAACAACCAGAAGGTGGCAGCGTTCAACCTGGCAGTGTCTGAAGCCATGAAGGAGAAGAAGGTTGCTCGCTCCTCCCACTTCCAT GGTTCGTACATCTTCAGGGGCCGTCCCCTCACCCCTCCCAGGGTCCATAAGCAGCGCGGCTACATGCAGGATCTGCGGGCCCAGGCAGAGTGGAGGAAGGGCCAGGTCAGCCAGACTCAGCAGGACCAGGAGCTTATTGACCTGCTACAACAGGTCCAGCTGGCACATGA AATCGCCTTGCATAAGTCCCAGCAGCTCCACCTGAAACAGAAGAACACTAGCTGCTACAAGAAAGCCCTGGATACACAG GTGAAGTACCAGGGCTTGGGCCTCCCAGCGCGCCTGCCCGACTCAGACGGCCCTGTGTTTGGCCAGCTGGACTGCACCCCTGCTGGGCTGTCAGAGCAGAGGCAGCGGGCGGAGAAGGTCTACCAGGAACAGCTGACCACGGCTAATAACAAGAGAAAAGAGCTGCTCCTTAACCGCAGCACCAAAcagaagaacgagagagagatgcTCAACAGGAACAGGAAGGA ACTGATAAACGACCACATCAACCGCTTTGAGAAGCTGCGTAACCTGCGGGCCTCGTTGGAGGAGACCTGGAGACGCAGCGCCGACCTGAAACGCCaccgagacagagaggagaaggaaTTCATCAG GTCTGGGAGCAGTCTGCTGATTGACCAGTGTGAGCAGTACCGCCGCTGTTACCAGTGCAAGAGGAAAACAGAGAACTGTGGAGAGACAAACATCTGGAAAGAGTCTCACTACATCCCTGGCTCTCGCCTCATGGTGTAG